Sequence from the Verrucomicrobiia bacterium genome:
GACACCAGCGCACTCTCCGACGCCCTCGAAAAACGCGCCCTTCCCTGGCTGGATAATCTGCTCGAATCCCTGAACCTCTGGAGCGAAACTCTGGCAAGCCTGTCCCCAGAACCGATTCGACCGGCTCAACGCTCGTAACGCCGGGCGAGCCCGACCTTCGGGACACATCACGCACGTCCACTGCGGGTTTCCGCCCAGGCGGACAATCCTCCCCAGGCGAGTCCCGCGAGGAATCCAACCAGGTGCGCGGTATTCGCGACCGGCCCCATCCAGCCGGTGTAACACACGACCAACCAGATCAGCAGAATCGTCATGCTGTGGCCATCGAGGAAAAGTCCCGATTCCCGGTTCAACTTGCCCTGGATCCACACATACCCCGCCAGGCCATACACAACGCCGGACATGCCGCCGAATCTTGGCCAGCCCGTGACAAGCAATTGCGCGACGTTGGATGCAACTCCTATTCCGACCACCAGCAGCAACAAATTGAACGTGCCACGCCGCGCTTCAATCATGGACCCCAATTGATACAGCCACATCATGTTGAACAGAATGTGAATGGGTCCGAAATGCAGCAGGATGGGAGTAATCAGACGCCACACCTGCCCCGAAAAAACTTCAGGCATCCCTGGTCCGCCGACCAGCGGATCGCTAATCAACAACGGCAGATACGCTTCCTCGTTGCTGCCGAAACGAGTGTAGAGGGAAACGATTACGCAAACCGTGATGAGCGAGTACGTCAGCAGCCCGACGCCATAAGTTCCGAAGCTTGTAAACAGGCTTCGTCGCGAGCGCACCCGCTTCCGATACGCCTCATTATCCTTGCGCTGCCGTTCGCGGGCCTCCTCCGCAGCCTGCCCCGCATCCTGATACTCAGCCGCTTCGGGATTCGCA
This genomic interval carries:
- a CDS encoding rhomboid family intramembrane serine protease produces the protein MRHIGHLPGGQARVFSDFLVSRGISNAVEREQDGTYAIWIHEEDDLARAQDYLGGFSANPEAAEYQDAGQAAEEARERQRKDNEAYRKRVRSRRSLFTSFGTYGVGLLTYSLITVCVIVSLYTRFGSNEEAYLPLLISDPLVGGPGMPEVFSGQVWRLITPILLHFGPIHILFNMMWLYQLGSMIEARRGTFNLLLLVVGIGVASNVAQLLVTGWPRFGGMSGVVYGLAGYVWIQGKLNRESGLFLDGHSMTILLIWLVVCYTGWMGPVANTAHLVGFLAGLAWGGLSAWAETRSGRA